A single genomic interval of halophilic archaeon DL31 harbors:
- a CDS encoding hypothetical protein (KEGG: htu:Htur_3953 hypothetical protein) — protein sequence MTEYGCKVCQVLDERDLKEMNPELVARWTGEGGKRLGYRRLADWLNTALLRREMEIVGMPTGGDEARSRYERLHDDDTAPAVRRLLKRGGVALDDLGDDFVSYSVVRTHLQDCLDASREPSPPSAWEPGQLERLEAYAASEATDAVRSLRNKGQLKAVGEVEAVVTIAVACSVCGTSVPVADALAAKRFCECTD from the coding sequence ATGACCGAGTACGGCTGTAAGGTGTGTCAGGTTCTGGATGAGCGCGACCTCAAGGAGATGAACCCTGAGCTTGTCGCCCGCTGGACCGGAGAAGGGGGCAAGCGACTGGGCTACCGCCGGCTCGCCGACTGGCTCAACACTGCGCTACTCCGCCGGGAGATGGAGATTGTCGGCATGCCCACCGGCGGCGACGAGGCCCGCTCGCGTTACGAACGACTGCACGATGACGACACCGCCCCCGCAGTCCGGCGTCTGCTGAAGCGTGGCGGTGTCGCCCTCGACGACCTGGGCGATGACTTTGTGTCGTACAGCGTCGTACGAACTCACCTGCAGGACTGTCTGGACGCGAGCCGTGAACCGTCGCCACCGTCGGCGTGGGAGCCCGGTCAGCTCGAGCGGTTGGAGGCGTACGCTGCCAGCGAGGCGACCGATGCGGTACGTTCCCTCCGAAACAAGGGACAGCTTAAGGCCGTCGGGGAGGTCGAAGCTGTGGTCACTATCGCCGTCGCCTGTTCAGTATGCGGTACCTCCGTTCCGGTTGCGGACGCCCTCGCGGCGAAGCGGTTCTGTGAGTGCACCGACTGA
- a CDS encoding peptidase M19 renal dipeptidase (PFAM: Peptidase M19, renal dipeptidase~KEGG: tmr:Tmar_0682 peptidase M19 renal dipeptidase) — protein sequence MGADKQYDGYQPYDYLRGGEDYRDFELTSKTAGFEPRELPLSEEEESRVAELTEGTVLSLHEHAFQFPADIDEDLFDYIREGRIHTAYEFLAETSLDAVFDMQLDGLSSVHSLHGWKWDDISHEVSMRACDLMHSEYAFQCRSVDDIHRAREEGKIAVVQCVESAAMIENELDRIEQLYGMGVRSMGITYNTSNALGTGGGDIHERDGGLTGFGARAVGRMNDVGMAVSVSHASPQTSLDVCEVSEKPVFDTHALAKGAGMGARGTSDEVFEAIADTGGVVGLLSSTHLPDIETYMEHFEYVVELIGIDHVAFGPDVLYGDHTELLRVLSSFHGMELPESTLQSEYVDGLENPTEAWQNIPRWLVANGYSDEEIQKVLGGNVLETLEQVW from the coding sequence ATGGGTGCAGACAAGCAGTACGACGGGTACCAGCCGTACGATTACCTCAGGGGAGGCGAGGATTACCGGGACTTCGAACTCACGAGCAAGACCGCGGGGTTCGAACCGCGTGAACTCCCCCTGAGCGAAGAGGAGGAATCGCGCGTCGCCGAACTCACCGAGGGCACCGTGCTCTCGCTTCACGAGCACGCGTTCCAGTTCCCCGCGGATATCGACGAGGACCTCTTCGACTACATCCGCGAGGGGCGAATCCACACAGCCTACGAGTTCCTCGCCGAGACCAGTCTCGACGCCGTCTTCGACATGCAGCTCGACGGGCTTTCGAGCGTCCACTCGCTGCATGGCTGGAAGTGGGACGACATCTCCCACGAGGTCAGCATGCGCGCCTGCGACCTGATGCACTCGGAGTACGCCTTCCAGTGCCGGAGTGTCGACGACATCCACCGCGCCCGGGAGGAGGGCAAAATCGCGGTGGTCCAGTGTGTGGAGTCGGCGGCAATGATCGAGAACGAACTCGACCGCATCGAACAGCTCTACGGGATGGGTGTACGGTCGATGGGTATCACCTACAACACCTCCAACGCGCTCGGCACTGGCGGCGGCGATATCCACGAACGCGACGGTGGACTCACCGGCTTCGGCGCCCGCGCAGTGGGCCGGATGAACGACGTGGGGATGGCCGTCTCGGTCAGTCACGCCAGCCCACAGACCTCGCTCGACGTATGTGAGGTGAGTGAGAAGCCGGTATTCGACACCCACGCGCTCGCAAAGGGTGCGGGGATGGGCGCCCGGGGAACCTCAGACGAGGTGTTCGAGGCCATCGCCGACACCGGCGGCGTCGTCGGCCTGCTCTCCTCGACACACCTCCCCGATATCGAGACGTATATGGAGCACTTCGAGTACGTTGTCGAGCTGATCGGCATCGATCACGTCGCCTTCGGGCCGGACGTGCTCTACGGCGACCACACCGAACTCCTGCGCGTGCTCTCCTCGTTCCACGGCATGGAACTGCCCGAGTCAACGCTCCAGAGCGAGTACGTCGACGGCCTGGAGAACCCGACAGAGGCGTGGCAGAACATCCCGCGTTGGCTGGTCGCGAACGGCTACAGCGACGAAGAAATTCAAAAAGTGCTCGGGGGAAACGTCCTGGAGACGCTGGAACAGGTCTGGTAA
- a CDS encoding hypothetical protein (KEGG: tsa:AciPR4_1592 hypothetical protein) codes for MTETADPDVMNLADALSVTWRPGTPRRLTYVERERGEDAVYDYRFDIDASERVVAFDERISGRWGQVDWCPEGRHLLYTRGGDVRVYDTETGEEWTPATSDSFDNAPRFSPDGTRIAFISGRAEAGNDIWVVDRDGGNLGQVTEGANPHDDKRWEPSWSPEGDRIAYVGAADWHGRDWADEAHIVHVGTGEVDRLTRGLSVTCVPAWGPNGDRVAFFAKEVAEPWYRHSEDVHVHDLRRGTRELYPVEASHQYNVQQPIWDPSGDRLFFPTRERGEQQLEAMLLHDESDARGIPTRVTVHEGVFGAGPVSLSPDGEYLGFSYAENTLPPHPRAIPTAGGQEQQLRDPEVPDGVIEPANITYESFDGQYVNGYLYKPEGVTADDPAPALVQVHGGGHFQYGDGWHPIEQYLAANGYVVFAIDFRGSGGYGRAFQELSMGDWHGGQVDDAAEAAAYVRSLEYTTDKVGIYGGSWGGFMTLMSITRYPEVWDAGVEWYGVSNQFTDYEEVDRVGRLLTERDMGGTPEEAEELYREASAAFNLDAVETPLRVFHGAEDLRVPINQAEELIDELDDERVPFDATIYENEGHGFRDEANRRDSVQRTRTWFDEHL; via the coding sequence ATGACCGAGACGGCCGACCCGGACGTGATGAACCTCGCCGACGCACTCTCGGTCACGTGGCGTCCGGGCACGCCACGACGGCTCACCTACGTCGAGCGAGAGCGCGGCGAAGACGCGGTCTACGACTACCGGTTCGACATCGACGCTTCCGAGCGCGTGGTTGCGTTCGACGAGCGCATCTCAGGGCGCTGGGGACAGGTCGACTGGTGCCCCGAGGGGCGCCACCTGCTCTACACCCGCGGCGGCGACGTGCGGGTCTACGACACCGAGACCGGCGAAGAGTGGACGCCCGCCACGAGCGATTCGTTCGACAACGCCCCGCGGTTCTCCCCGGACGGCACGCGCATCGCGTTCATCTCCGGGCGGGCCGAGGCCGGCAACGATATCTGGGTCGTCGACCGCGACGGGGGCAACCTCGGACAGGTGACCGAGGGCGCGAACCCCCACGACGACAAGCGGTGGGAGCCCTCGTGGTCGCCGGAGGGCGACCGCATCGCCTACGTCGGCGCCGCCGACTGGCACGGCCGAGACTGGGCCGACGAGGCCCACATCGTCCACGTCGGCACTGGCGAAGTGGACCGTCTCACGCGAGGGCTGAGCGTTACCTGCGTGCCGGCGTGGGGGCCGAATGGCGACCGGGTCGCCTTCTTCGCGAAGGAGGTGGCGGAGCCGTGGTACCGCCACTCCGAGGACGTGCATGTCCACGACCTGCGCCGCGGGACGCGGGAGCTCTACCCGGTCGAGGCCTCCCACCAGTACAACGTCCAGCAGCCAATCTGGGACCCCAGCGGTGACCGGCTGTTCTTCCCCACCCGCGAGCGCGGGGAACAGCAGCTCGAGGCGATGTTGCTTCACGACGAGAGCGATGCCCGCGGTATCCCGACCCGAGTCACGGTCCACGAGGGCGTCTTCGGCGCCGGACCCGTCTCGCTCTCCCCGGATGGGGAGTATCTCGGCTTCTCCTACGCCGAGAACACTTTGCCGCCCCACCCCCGAGCCATCCCAACGGCGGGTGGGCAGGAACAGCAGCTTCGTGACCCCGAGGTACCCGACGGTGTCATCGAGCCAGCGAACATCACCTACGAGAGCTTCGACGGTCAGTACGTTAACGGCTACCTCTACAAGCCCGAGGGCGTCACGGCCGACGACCCCGCCCCCGCGCTCGTACAGGTGCACGGAGGTGGCCACTTCCAGTACGGTGACGGCTGGCACCCCATCGAACAGTATCTCGCTGCCAACGGGTACGTCGTGTTCGCTATCGACTTCCGCGGGTCCGGCGGCTACGGCCGTGCGTTCCAGGAGCTCTCGATGGGCGACTGGCACGGCGGGCAGGTGGACGACGCCGCCGAGGCAGCCGCCTACGTCCGCTCTCTTGAGTACACCACTGACAAGGTAGGCATCTACGGAGGCTCCTGGGGGGGCTTCATGACCCTCATGAGCATCACGCGCTACCCCGAAGTGTGGGACGCCGGCGTCGAGTGGTACGGCGTGTCGAACCAGTTCACCGACTACGAGGAGGTCGACCGCGTCGGGCGGCTGCTAACCGAGCGGGACATGGGCGGCACTCCCGAGGAGGCAGAAGAACTGTACCGCGAAGCCAGCGCGGCGTTCAACCTCGACGCGGTGGAGACGCCGCTGCGCGTGTTCCACGGCGCCGAGGACCTCCGGGTCCCCATCAACCAGGCCGAGGAACTCATCGACG
- a CDS encoding Transcription regulator, AsnC-type (SMART: Transcription regulator, AsnC-type~KEGG: hje:HacjB3_17708 hypothetical protein): MPEPRFGAFDEIDTQILVILSEDPRMSYQAISQRLGEEGYKMSAEGVRHRVTDLMEATTPFFLLDPEHLSWEIVRISVRATDGPGDKQDAFERIAELPFWHVTKGLGTYDVYAVGMAPTLEDVEGMITEIREYDCVDRIDHIVVTERASDLEDYYRQEMRDGASE; this comes from the coding sequence ATGCCCGAACCCCGCTTCGGCGCGTTCGACGAGATTGACACCCAGATATTGGTGATCCTCTCGGAGGACCCGCGGATGTCCTATCAGGCAATCTCCCAGCGGCTCGGCGAGGAGGGGTACAAGATGAGCGCCGAAGGCGTCCGCCACCGCGTGACTGACCTGATGGAGGCGACAACGCCGTTTTTCCTGCTGGACCCGGAGCACCTGAGCTGGGAGATCGTCCGTATCTCCGTCAGGGCGACCGACGGCCCCGGCGACAAGCAGGACGCCTTCGAGCGCATCGCCGAACTCCCCTTCTGGCACGTCACCAAGGGACTGGGCACCTACGACGTCTACGCCGTCGGGATGGCACCGACGCTCGAGGATGTGGAGGGGATGATCACCGAAATCCGGGAGTACGACTGCGTCGACCGAATCGACCACATCGTCGTGACTGAGCGCGCGAGCGACCTTGAGGATTACTACCGACAGGAGATGCGGGACGGCGCATCGGAGTAA
- a CDS encoding Amidase (PFAM: Amidase~KEGG: hla:Hlac_0835 aspartyl/glutamyl-tRNA amidotransferase subunit A): MPEETPNSDDVQLDAARLSLDIPDAVVEALAEQFAHQDTILEALEGIGSVDPPDRDHWEPDPETDELGAWLTRCDMSRAVQGPLDGLTVGVKDNVAVAGVPMTCGSPLLTEPAFVPGRDATAVDRMLDAGARIVGKTNMDEFAFGGDADSLRLRLARNPHDPERQPGSSSAGSGIAAATGAVDLAIGSDTGGSVRFPAAWCGVPGLKPTRGLVSHDGFVQFAKTLDNVGLLSSSVENLAVGLDAIAGPDPRDERTLGEASGEYVAAVTEANPAGLDIALPEELFGAAPVLDERVREATDELAAAGATVSETSIEQYELWLPAWLSIGMTEVGNYLRANAVNYWSLAPGDAALTERLHEERTAGDETLGPPLQAAMLYAEHRNQMDGDAAYVRAQEARCLLAKGVDAALAGADVLASPTVPMLPPKWDEDLDDVFSALANTAPFNVTGHPAVSVPCGTVEGLPVGLQFVAARGEDATALEAAAAWMALQG, encoded by the coding sequence ATGCCCGAGGAGACACCCAACAGCGACGACGTACAGCTGGACGCAGCCCGACTCTCGCTCGATATTCCCGACGCGGTGGTCGAGGCGCTGGCCGAGCAGTTCGCCCACCAAGACACCATCCTTGAGGCGCTCGAGGGAATCGGGAGCGTCGACCCGCCCGACCGCGACCACTGGGAGCCGGACCCTGAGACGGACGAACTCGGGGCGTGGCTCACGCGGTGTGACATGAGCCGTGCGGTCCAGGGGCCGCTCGACGGGCTGACCGTCGGTGTGAAGGACAACGTCGCGGTCGCAGGAGTCCCGATGACCTGCGGGTCGCCCCTTCTGACCGAACCCGCGTTCGTGCCCGGGCGCGACGCCACCGCTGTCGACCGTATGCTGGACGCCGGAGCTCGCATCGTCGGCAAGACCAATATGGACGAGTTCGCCTTTGGCGGCGACGCCGACAGCCTGCGACTCCGCCTCGCGCGGAACCCACACGACCCCGAGCGTCAACCCGGAAGCTCCTCTGCGGGTAGCGGTATCGCCGCTGCGACGGGTGCGGTGGACCTCGCCATCGGCTCCGATACCGGCGGCTCGGTTCGCTTCCCCGCCGCGTGGTGTGGTGTCCCTGGTCTCAAACCGACGCGCGGGCTGGTGAGCCACGACGGCTTCGTCCAGTTCGCGAAGACGCTGGATAACGTCGGCTTGCTCTCGTCATCTGTCGAGAACCTCGCAGTAGGGCTCGACGCCATCGCGGGACCGGACCCGCGCGATGAGCGCACGCTCGGAGAGGCATCGGGAGAGTACGTCGCTGCCGTCACCGAGGCCAACCCCGCAGGGCTCGACATCGCCCTGCCGGAGGAACTGTTCGGGGCGGCTCCAGTCCTCGACGAGCGGGTGCGTGAGGCGACGGACGAACTCGCGGCCGCGGGCGCCACCGTTTCCGAAACGAGCATCGAGCAGTACGAGCTGTGGCTCCCGGCTTGGCTCAGTATCGGGATGACTGAGGTAGGGAACTACCTCCGGGCCAACGCGGTGAACTACTGGTCGCTCGCTCCGGGCGACGCCGCCCTGACCGAGCGGCTCCACGAGGAGCGTACGGCTGGTGACGAGACGCTCGGACCGCCGCTCCAAGCCGCGATGCTCTATGCAGAACACCGGAACCAGATGGACGGTGACGCTGCCTACGTGCGGGCACAGGAGGCCCGATGCCTGCTTGCGAAGGGCGTCGACGCCGCGCTGGCGGGGGCGGATGTACTCGCGTCGCCGACGGTGCCGATGCTGCCGCCCAAGTGGGACGAAGACCTTGACGACGTGTTCAGCGCGCTGGCGAATACCGCGCCGTTCAACGTCACCGGCCACCCCGCAGTTAGCGTTCCGTGTGGCACGGTCGAGGGACTGCCAGTGGGGCTCCAGTTCGTTGCAGCCCGTGGTGAGGACGCGACGGCGCTGGAGGCCGCCGCGGCCTGGATGGCGCTGCAGGGCTGA
- a CDS encoding alpha/beta hydrolase fold containing protein (PFAM: Alpha/beta hydrolase fold-1~KEGG: sro:Sros_3171 proline iminopeptidase): MYATINGADLYYEVNGPEDAPAIVTLHGGPGISDHQKAMEAFDPLTDSYRVVAYDHRGCGQSSLTQPYSNEQYAKDCAGLIDHLGLDDFVLVGGSYGGFITQEFATRFTDRDDFRGFVLRDTAASHAYEDNSVENARESWDAMKAKDFDLPDITWEEFMTVMDGNVASNEEFERIWLGMLPLYAPTLNEFDVEAAKESTAARDLHHETHNEMFTNAYPNMDYTDDLPDVDVPGLVTVGRHDWITPPEASVEIADLLPDSRLVIFESSGHSPNFDQAEQYIARVREFFAEIGYGDPYAGDTEPTALATDGGETR; encoded by the coding sequence ATGTACGCAACGATCAATGGGGCCGACCTCTACTACGAGGTCAACGGCCCCGAGGACGCGCCCGCAATCGTGACGCTTCACGGCGGGCCAGGTATCAGCGACCACCAGAAAGCGATGGAGGCGTTCGACCCACTCACCGACAGCTACCGGGTCGTCGCTTACGACCACCGGGGGTGCGGCCAGTCGAGCCTAACCCAGCCCTACTCAAACGAACAGTACGCGAAGGACTGTGCCGGCCTGATCGACCACTTAGGGCTGGATGATTTCGTACTCGTGGGAGGCTCCTACGGCGGCTTCATCACACAGGAGTTCGCGACCCGGTTCACCGATCGCGACGACTTCCGCGGGTTCGTGCTCCGTGACACCGCCGCGTCTCACGCCTACGAGGACAACTCCGTCGAGAACGCTCGGGAATCCTGGGATGCGATGAAGGCTAAGGACTTCGACCTCCCCGACATCACGTGGGAGGAGTTTATGACAGTGATGGACGGCAACGTCGCCTCGAACGAGGAGTTCGAGCGAATCTGGCTCGGCATGCTCCCGCTCTACGCCCCCACTCTCAACGAGTTCGACGTGGAGGCGGCAAAGGAGTCCACCGCAGCCAGGGACCTCCACCACGAGACCCATAACGAGATGTTCACGAACGCCTACCCCAACATGGACTACACTGACGACCTGCCCGATGTCGACGTCCCGGGACTGGTCACGGTCGGCCGCCACGACTGGATCACGCCACCCGAGGCCAGCGTCGAAATCGCCGACCTCCTACCTGACTCGCGGTTGGTCATCTTCGAGTCCAGCGGCCACTCCCCCAATTTCGACCAGGCCGAGCAGTATATCGCCCGAGTCCGGGAGTTCTTCGCGGAAATCGGCTACGGCGACCCGTACGCTGGCGACACAGAGCCGACTGCGCTGGCCACCGACGGGGGTGAGACACGATGA